The Nitrospinota bacterium genome includes the window TTCAACTTTTAACCCATTCAATAACCATTTCTTTCCAGAAAACCATCCCCGCTTTACGTAGAACATGAAAAAATCACTCAAAAACCAGAAACCCGCTAGATCAAAAAAGAAAAAGGAACGCTCCAAGTTTGTAAAGATTTTCCTGGTAACGTTTTATTCTCTCACTCTTTTTGGTTTGATAGCAGGCTTCATAGGAGCGGGCTTCATATATTTTCACTACTCTAAAGATCTTCCTGATGTTCGTGAATTAAAGAATTATCATCCAAGCACCATCACTCAGATTTATTCGAGCGGCGATGAGAAAATTGCCGAATTCTATATAGAAAAACGCATCATGATTCCTCTTGAAGATATTCCCCTGGCCTTGAAACAAGCCGCTCTGGCCGTAGAAGATTCAAACTTTTATTATCACTTTGGAATTGACCCAAAGGCTATATTCAGAGCTTTTATAACCAACCTGAAAGCCGGGCGTGTGGTTGAAGGTGGCAGCACTATCACCCAGCAATTATCCAAAACACTGTTTCTGTCACGTGAGCGAACATTAACCAGAAAAATCAAAGAAGCTATCCTGGCTGTCAGACTGGAGCTGGTTTTCACAAAAGATGAAATACTCGAAATGTATCTCAACCAGATTTATTATGGACATGGCAGTTATGGAGTTGAAGCAGCCTCGCGTACTTATTTTGGGAAAGGAGTTGCCGAGATTTCTATTGCGGAATGCGCCATGATTGCAAGCCTTCCAAAGGCCCCTAATCACTACTCTCCCTATAAGGATCCGGAACGGGCAAGAAAAAGAAGAAACCATACAATTCGTAGAATGGCCTACCTTTCATTTATTTCAAAAGAAGAATCTGAGCAGGCCATGAATGAGGAGTTTCACCTCGGTGAAGTTACAGATATGCTCAATAGAGCCCCTTATTTTGTGGAACATATTCGTCAGTTTCTCCAGGAGGAGTATGGAGCTAGTAAGCTATATCGTGGTGGCTTAAAAGTTTATACAACCCTGGACATCGATCTTCAGGAATCCGCACAGAAATCTGTCATCGAAAACTTGAGAGTTGCAGACAAGCGCTATGGCTATCGGGGCCCAATCAAGACTCTCTATCTATCCCGGGGAGAACTGGCTTTGCAGGAGACCCTTGTTAAATTAAACAACTTTGACAAGGGAGAAAGCATTACGGAAGGGAAAATAATAAAAGGTGTGGTTATGTCTGTGGATGAAAAGCAGGCAGAAGTTCTCTTAGGGCCCGATCAGGGCACTATTGACATTCTCGATATGAACTGGGCAAGACCCCCCAATACCCGGTTGGATGGAAGGTGGAGTAAAATACATAGACCCGGGGAAGCTCTTTCTCCTGGTGATTTAATCTGGGTGAAACCTATAAGGTTTGCTGATAGCGGGTGGGCACTTGCCCTGGAACAGGAGCCTGAAGTTGAAGGGAGCCTGGTAAGCCTGGATCCTAAAACCGGTCAGATTAAGGCAATGGTAGGTGGTTATGACTTTTCAAAAAGCCAGTTTAACAGAGCAGTACAAGCAATTAGACAACCCGGGTCTGCTTTCAAACCCATAATTTATGCCGCTGCCATTAATGAGGGCTATTCCCCTTCCAGCATCATCATCGACTCGCCAATAATTTTTAAAGAAAAAGAAGACGCGTTTGACAGATGGAAGCCTGTAAACTTTGAGGAAAAATTCTACGGTCCAACATCACTCAGAACGGCCCTCACACATTCTCGAAATGTTGTGACGGTTAAACTTATGCAGAATATCGGGATTAAAGGAACCATCAAGCTGGCAAAAAAACTGGGTATATCAAGTAATATGGAGCAAAACCTATCAATTTCACTGGGGTCCTCGGGGTTAACATTGTTTGAACTCACATCTGCATACTCAGCGTTCGCAAACAATGGAAACTTGATCAAACCCAGCGCTATCAGGAATATTCAAAACCGGAAGGGAGAAATTTTATACACTTCCAATCCCGAAATTTCACAACCAATTTCTCCAGCCGTTGCTTATACCATAACAAGCTTATTACAAAGTGTTGTAGAACACGGAACAGGTAAGAAAGTGAAAGCATTAAACCGGCCCGTCGCAGGTAAAACAGGCACAACAAATAATTATGTTGATGCCTGGTTCATGGGTTACACCCCGGAGCTGGTAACTGGTGTATGGGTGGGCAAAGATAAAGATGAGCCTTTAGGTAAAAATGAAACCGGATCCCGGGCAGCAATACCAATTTGGCTGCAATATATGCAAGATGCTCTTATTAACAAACCTGTAACTAATTTTCCGGTTCCTCGGGATATTCAATATTTAAGAGTCCAGCCGGAAACTGGCGAACCAGCAACCTTCAACGAACCTGGTTCGACATTTGAAATTTTTTCACAAGACCACCTTCCTGAGAATGAAGAACCCTTTATCGAAGATGTTTTTGAGGATACATTTTGATCTTTGAACGATCTAGTTTTGCTGGACGATTTTTTTTCTTTTCACGGTTAATGCAAATATATTTTTTTCTGAGTCACCAGATGGCAGCAAAGTCGTTTTACCGGTAACCCCTGGAAAGCTTTTAACATTTCTTAAACTTTCCAAAAATTTTATCCGGTTATCTGCTCCCGCCAATATATTTTTAATTACGATATTTGCCGCATCAAAAGCCTGAGCCGATAAGTTTGTAGGCTCCTCACCAAAGTTGGTTATAAAGTTCTCTACAAACTTTCGGACTTCTATCTGATGAGAATCTGGATAATAACCATCAACAAAATAAACCGTCTTTAAATACTTGCCTCCCATTCTGACGAGCTCTGGAGAGTTCCAGCCCTTGGCACCAAGTAAAACAGCTTTATTTATGTTATAAAAAGCCAGCTGTGGAATGATAAGGCCTACTTTATCATAGACACCTGGAATAAAGATTGCGTCATAGCTCAACTCCAACGATACCTTTAGTTTTTCCACATCATCCCCAGACCAATGCCCCATATCTATAAGAGGCCTGGATAAAGTTGAAGAGTCGCTGAAGTCTGGCATAATACGATCTTCTAAAACCATTTCCCGGGCAATCTTATCGAGATCATCATCTTCAACTCCCCCCAATTCCAGAATCTGTTTTTTAAAATCATTTTGGGAACGGTCATAGCCGGCAATAGCAACTATCTCCCCACCTAATGACTCCACTTCATTTATAAAAGTTTCTTTTAATTCCAACCCAAATGGTTCATAAGGATGCAGAACTGCAAACCTTTTCAGGTGAAGGGTATTAACAGAATATTGCGCCAAAAACTTTGCCTGGATCCTTCGGGTCAAAGCATTTCGAAATAAAAATGGATTTTCATCAACAAGCCCATTTGTTGATGCCGTAGGGGAAAAAACAGGAATTTGCTTCTTTCGTGCCATCTCACCAGCAACTTTAACCTCATCGCTTAACAGCGGACCAATAATGCCTACAACACTTGGAATATCTGATACCTCAGATATAATTTTACTAATTGATACCTGGCTGCCAGAATCTCTCACCTCTAGCGCAAGTTTTTCCCGGGCCTGAAAAGGAAGTTGGTTTACAGCCAGCTGAATTCCCTGCAACACCCTTTGACCTGTTAAGGCAAGTTTTCCAGTTAGCGGCAGAACAACACCAATTTTAATTTTGGTTCCTGCATCTGCCTCGACATTATTTATCCGAGTTTCCATCTCACCTCTAAGAGGATGGCCTGGAAATAATTCAATAAAATTTTTCAAGGTTGCCACGTAATTTGATATATCTCCTGCGGCACGAGCAATAGAAACCTTTCTTAACAGCAGGAGGTCCACAGGAAATCCTGTACCTAGCTTTTGAATCAAATTAGAAACCTTGTCTTCGCCAAGTTTATCACTGATCAAGTCTTTAGCGATCGCTTCGACATTATTACGAATATCTTCATTTTCATTCTGCGTATACACTTTTCTTAACTTGATAAATGCTTTTTCAAAGCTCATTCTCCCGACATCTATCCGGGCCAAATGAATCAATATATTCCACTTACGCTTGTTGTCTGTTGTAGATCGCAAAACCATTTTGAACATGGATTCAGCATTATCGTAGTCCTCCAATTCGTAATAACAAACAGCCATGTTAAACCGTGCTGAATTCGCCCATATTGAACGCGGATAATTTTGCAAAAGTATCTGGTAAAAACGAATTGCAGTGGAGTAGGATTTATTCGCCTGGTCAACTGAACCAAGGCGATAAAAAGCCTGATGACTTCTTTTTCCTGATGGGTTTTGGGACAAGTATTCATGATAATAAGGCTTGGCCTCAAGAAAGTCCCCAGCGTGAAACAAGTGTTCAGCCTGTAAGAAGGGATCCCCAATAGACTCAAGCTGCTCTGACATATCTGTTCCCCGGAGGGATTCAGGCTCCGCATAGGCCAGCCCGTAAAAACCAAGATAGCAAAGCAAAATAAAATTAAAAATTTTCTTTTTCATTAATACAATTTTATTCAATACTTAATCTTTAGACTTACTTTTTAACTTATGTTTCTCAATACGGTATCTCATCGAACGAAAACTAAGATTCAACGCTTCAGCCGCCTTATTTATGATTCCATCAGAACGCAATAAAGCATTAGCTATCATTCTCTGTTCTATCTGATCCAGAGTTTGTTCAAGGTCAATATTGCTCTGGTCTAACTCAGGAACGCTGACTTTATCAAGAGGTATTTGTCCAAGAAGCTCATCAGGAAGGCTGACTTTACGAATATTCACCTCAGTTTCAAGAACAACGGCCCTCTCGATTACGTTTTCCAGTTATCTCACATTCCCGGGCCATGAATGGCGTTCAAAAACTTTCAATGCATCAGGGTCTATACCCTGAATATAAGTTTTATTATGCCTGGCATTATATTTATTAATAAAGTGATTTACGAGTTCAGTAATATCCTCCTTTCTTTCTCTAAGAGGAGGTAAGTGAAAAGGATAATTTTTTCTATTTCCATTAAAGTGAATGGCTTTCGCTATGAGTTCTTTACCCGTACCACTTTCTCCGGTGATCAATACCGTTGCCTTGCTCTGTGAAACTTTGTCCACCAGATCAAATATTTTCTTGATCGATTCGAATTTACCAATGACATTCGAAACCTGAAAATGATCATTCAATGTATTCTTTAATAGCCTGTTTTCAGCAGTCAGCCTCCTTTTGTCTAAAGCATTTTTGATAATTAATTGGATATCTTCTATCTTGAAAGGTTTGGAGATATAATCATAGGCACCTTTCTTCATAGCGATCACAGCAGTTTCTGCAGAGGCGTAAGCTGTCATCATCACAACAGGAGTATCGGGGAGTGTATCTTTGGCCGCATCCAATACATCTATTCCACTGGAGCGACCCATACGAATATCGGTCAGAATCAGATCAAATTCATTTTCATGAATTTGTTTGATGGCTTTTTCAACACTTGAGGCAGTGACAACTTGATAGCCTTCCTCTTTAAGCATGATAACGAGGAAGTCCCTCAAGCTTTTTTCATCGTCCGCAACAAGAATGGAATTCATAATTAAAATTCTTTCGCCATTCTTACCGGCAAGTCAATAAAGGTTCATGAAAACCTATGCGAAATTCAAATGATCCTGGGAATAGCCTTATCAACGATTAAAAGTTTCCGCATAGAGCTTTAAACGAAGAGCATTAAGTTTTATGAATCCATCGGCATCGTCCTGGCTATAACCATGACTCTCTTCAAAGCTAGCTATATTCTGGTTATAGAGCGATTTTTCGGCCTTCCTGCCTGTGACAATACAATTACCTTTATATAATTTCAACCTCACCTCACCCGTAACATTAGCCTGAGCGTGATCTATGGTTTGTTGGAGTAGCTCCCTTTCAGGAGAAAACCAAAAACCGTTGTATATCACCCTGGCATAAGTGGGAATCAGGGAATCCCGTAGAAAAGCAATCTCTCGGTCTAAAGTTATGGATTCAACCGCCCGATGTGCCTCGTGCAAAATAGTTCCACCAGGAGTTTCGTAAACTCCGCGCGACTTCATACCTACAAAACGATTCTCTACAATATCAATACGTCCTATCCCGTTTTCACCACCATACTGATTGAGCCGATCCAACAAAGTTGCGGGACTCATCCTCTCCCCATTTATTGCAACTGGGTTTCCCTGTTCATACGCAATCTCAATATTAGTCGGCTTATCCGGAGCACTTTCAGGACTCACTGACAATAAAAACATATCATCGTGAGGTTCGTACCAGGGATCTTCCAACACACCTCCCTCATAACTGATATGAAACAAATTGCGATCTGTACTATAGGGTTTGTCTTTTGTAACTGGAACTGGAATTCCATGTTGCACAGCATAATCAATTAAAGCAGTCCTTGAGTTAAGATCCCATTCACGCCAAGGCGCAATAATTTTTATCTCAGGATTAAGGGTATGGTAAGCCAGCTCAAAGCGGACTTGATCGTTGCCCTTGCCAGTCGCGCCATGTGATACTCCATCGGCCTTCTCTTTGTTAGCTATACGTATCTGCTCTTTGGAAATCAATGGCCTGGCAATTGAGGTTCCCAAAAGGTAGTTGTGCTCGTAAAATGCATTGGCTCGAAGCATGGGGAAAACAAAGTCTTTGACAAACTCTTCCCTTAAATCTTCAATATATACCTTGCTGGCTCCTGTTGCTATAGCCTTCTCTCTGACAGGTTCCAACTCCTGCCCCTGCCCCACATCTGCGGCAAAAGCTATAATCTCACATTCATATTTTTCCTTAAGCCATTTGATAATGACGGATGTATCGAGACCTCCCGAGTAGGCCAATACAATTTTCTTAATTTTTGATGACATAACCTTTTTCTTTCAAGTTAGAGAACCTAATAATGCTTCAAAATTCAGACAAGAGTCAATTTAAGTAACAAGGGCATATTGGGCAGCCCCCAGCAGCGGAGTCGATTCATCCACCACCACTTTCACAGGGATATTTGAAAGATAGCTTTTGAACCTTCCTTTCGAAAGAAATGCCTCCATAAAACCACCTTCATGCAACAAGGGAATGATCTTCGGAGCTATACCTCCGCCAAGATAAACCCCACCCTCTGATAAATATTGCAACGCTAAATTTCCTGACAGCGCTCCATATAGAGATATATAAAGCTCAACTGTTTTCTCACAAACAGGTGAGTTTTTTGCGATAGCTTTTTCGACAATAGTAGCTGGATAGTCAATAGATCCACTTTCATCATGTTTTGTCTTGAAAAAACTATATATATCCAATAAACCTGGACCAGACAATACGCGCTCGATACTAACCCGCGAATATTTTTTTTGCAGAAAAAACAGAAGCTCTGTTTCCAGCTCGTTTCTGGGAGAAAAATCACAATGTCCTCCTTCAGAACCCAAAACAGTATGCTTCCCATTTTCACCGGGAACCACGAAAGCCTGCCCCAAACCCGTGCCAGCCGAAACCACCGCCATCATTGCCTTATTAACCGGGTTTCCTTTCTGGATCACCTCAAAGGATTCCGCACTCAATAAAGTAATCCCGTATGCCGTAGCGACCAGGTCGTTGATCAGCAAAACCGATTCTACCTTCAAGCATTGTTTAATGCTCTCGGATTCAACCTGCCATGAAAGATTGGTCAGCTTGCATTTCCCATCAACTACCTGACCCGCCACACCAAAGCAAGCCCTACTAATTTCCGTAGCATTATCTGCTAAAAATACATCCAGCACCTCTTCAATACCAGAAAAGTTTCTACTTTCATAACGACTTTCTTTAACCGGTACCTTGCCATCAAAAAGGGCCAGCTTTACCTTTGTACCTCCAATATCACCAGCCAGAATCATTGTTTCACTTTAAAAAAGACCGGATGCGCTCGTCCAACGCGTTCTGGTCTTTGGTAAAAGACTGTAGCGCCGACTGTGTCATCAAGTCATCAAGCGCAACCGACTCTGGCCAATCGGAAAGATCAGGAATTTTTCCATGGTCTCGCATTTTCTTTAAATCTTCATCGCTAAAGTCATGAAAAAGGTTTACCTTTTCTGCCATTCGGGCAAGTTCATCGCCCTGCATGGAGTCTAACTGAGGATGGGAAACCAATGTATTCACAAAGTTCTCAAACTCATCAGGCAATTCCCAAAGTCCAGAAAAACGTTTCGCAAAATCACTTTGTGAATCAATGCCCGGTTCAATTTCATCATCAATATGAGATACAATTTGCTCATTAGACTTGCCAGACTCCTGAAATTCCTTCATAGCCTTAGGGGGGATGGTCAAGACATCCAACCCAGCCAGAAAAGCTACCTGCTCACCATTTCTGATGCTGGCTGCAATCAAGCGCGAACTTACATCTTTATGCTGATCGCGTGCAGACATCAAAGCACGTTGTGTCGCTAAAGTCACTTTTTCGCCCACCAATTCACCCGACCCCGCCTTATGGTCTATAACCACCTGGTTCAACCTACCAAGAAATACATTTACAAAGTCGGGGTTGGCCAAACGTGCGGCCAAATAGTTTTGTCGTACTGAAAATCCCAATGTGAAATTGATGGGAATATTTTCCTTTCTTAAAGCGCGAACTGCTAAATACCCTTCAGGAGTTAATGGTACTTTAACAGTAAAATACTCTGGGCAAACATTGAAGTACCTTCGACCAAAATAGAGAGTGCGCTCAATACTGCGGGACACAGCCGGGTGCAATTCGACACTGACCTTAACCTTGAAAGCCTGAACCAGGCGCAGAGCAATCTTACAATTAATAACAAAACCCACTTCGAGGATCATTTCTTCGTCAGACAACTCCAAGCCTTCCTGTTTAATTTTATGGATAGTGTCTTCAATAACCTTATCCATAATTCCACTTTGTACTACCTGGTTTGCCAGTGTATTATTTGTGGTCAAAGCTGTAAGTTCACTCTTCCAGATTTCCTGAGCTTTTTCCAATTCACCCGTATCAATCCACAACTCACTACCAAGTGTGTTCAACCTTGCTAATAAAGGGTCCGACTCACTCCCGGGTGACTCGCCTTCAATTTTCTCAAAAGCCAACCCATGCAAAACCTCTTCCAGCTTTTGACTCAAAGTATCCATATAGTTATCCTTTCTAAATAACCACATTATGCCCCACTCAAGA containing:
- a CDS encoding argininosuccinate synthase, yielding MSSKIKKIVLAYSGGLDTSVIIKWLKEKYECEIIAFAADVGQGQELEPVREKAIATGASKVYIEDLREEFVKDFVFPMLRANAFYEHNYLLGTSIARPLISKEQIRIANKEKADGVSHGATGKGNDQVRFELAYHTLNPEIKIIAPWREWDLNSRTALIDYAVQHGIPVPVTKDKPYSTDRNLFHISYEGGVLEDPWYEPHDDMFLLSVSPESAPDKPTNIEIAYEQGNPVAINGERMSPATLLDRLNQYGGENGIGRIDIVENRFVGMKSRGVYETPGGTILHEAHRAVESITLDREIAFLRDSLIPTYARVIYNGFWFSPERELLQQTIDHAQANVTGEVRLKLYKGNCIVTGRKAEKSLYNQNIASFEESHGYSQDDADGFIKLNALRLKLYAETFNR
- a CDS encoding ABC transporter substrate-binding protein, which codes for MKKKIFNFILLCYLGFYGLAYAEPESLRGTDMSEQLESIGDPFLQAEHLFHAGDFLEAKPYYHEYLSQNPSGKRSHQAFYRLGSVDQANKSYSTAIRFYQILLQNYPRSIWANSARFNMAVCYYELEDYDNAESMFKMVLRSTTDNKRKWNILIHLARIDVGRMSFEKAFIKLRKVYTQNENEDIRNNVEAIAKDLISDKLGEDKVSNLIQKLGTGFPVDLLLLRKVSIARAAGDISNYVATLKNFIELFPGHPLRGEMETRINNVEADAGTKIKIGVVLPLTGKLALTGQRVLQGIQLAVNQLPFQAREKLALEVRDSGSQVSISKIISEVSDIPSVVGIIGPLLSDEVKVAGEMARKKQIPVFSPTASTNGLVDENPFLFRNALTRRIQAKFLAQYSVNTLHLKRFAVLHPYEPFGLELKETFINEVESLGGEIVAIAGYDRSQNDFKKQILELGGVEDDDLDKIAREMVLEDRIMPDFSDSSTLSRPLIDMGHWSGDDVEKLKVSLELSYDAIFIPGVYDKVGLIIPQLAFYNINKAVLLGAKGWNSPELVRMGGKYLKTVYFVDGYYPDSHQIEVRKFVENFITNFGEEPTNLSAQAFDAANIVIKNILAGADNRIKFLESLRNVKSFPGVTGKTTLLPSGDSEKNIFALTVKRKKIVQQN
- a CDS encoding PBP1A family penicillin-binding protein, with product MKKSLKNQKPARSKKKKERSKFVKIFLVTFYSLTLFGLIAGFIGAGFIYFHYSKDLPDVRELKNYHPSTITQIYSSGDEKIAEFYIEKRIMIPLEDIPLALKQAALAVEDSNFYYHFGIDPKAIFRAFITNLKAGRVVEGGSTITQQLSKTLFLSRERTLTRKIKEAILAVRLELVFTKDEILEMYLNQIYYGHGSYGVEAASRTYFGKGVAEISIAECAMIASLPKAPNHYSPYKDPERARKRRNHTIRRMAYLSFISKEESEQAMNEEFHLGEVTDMLNRAPYFVEHIRQFLQEEYGASKLYRGGLKVYTTLDIDLQESAQKSVIENLRVADKRYGYRGPIKTLYLSRGELALQETLVKLNNFDKGESITEGKIIKGVVMSVDEKQAEVLLGPDQGTIDILDMNWARPPNTRLDGRWSKIHRPGEALSPGDLIWVKPIRFADSGWALALEQEPEVEGSLVSLDPKTGQIKAMVGGYDFSKSQFNRAVQAIRQPGSAFKPIIYAAAINEGYSPSSIIIDSPIIFKEKEDAFDRWKPVNFEEKFYGPTSLRTALTHSRNVVTVKLMQNIGIKGTIKLAKKLGISSNMEQNLSISLGSSGLTLFELTSAYSAFANNGNLIKPSAIRNIQNRKGEILYTSNPEISQPISPAVAYTITSLLQSVVEHGTGKKVKALNRPVAGKTGTTNNYVDAWFMGYTPELVTGVWVGKDKDEPLGKNETGSRAAIPIWLQYMQDALINKPVTNFPVPRDIQYLRVQPETGEPATFNEPGSTFEIFSQDHLPENEEPFIEDVFEDTF
- a CDS encoding sigma-54-dependent Fis family transcriptional regulator, which codes for MNSILVADDEKSLRDFLVIMLKEEGYQVVTASSVEKAIKQIHENEFDLILTDIRMGRSSGIDVLDAAKDTLPDTPVVMMTAYASAETAVIAMKKGAYDYISKPFKIEDIQLIIKNALDKRRLTAENRLLKNTLNDHFQVSNVIGKFESIKKIFDLVDKVSQSKATVLITGESGTGKELIAKAIHFNGNRKNYPFHLPPLRERKEDITELVNHFINKYNARHNKTYIQGIDPDALKVFERHSWPGNVR
- a CDS encoding transaldolase, with the translated sequence MDTLSQKLEEVLHGLAFEKIEGESPGSESDPLLARLNTLGSELWIDTGELEKAQEIWKSELTALTTNNTLANQVVQSGIMDKVIEDTIHKIKQEGLELSDEEMILEVGFVINCKIALRLVQAFKVKVSVELHPAVSRSIERTLYFGRRYFNVCPEYFTVKVPLTPEGYLAVRALRKENIPINFTLGFSVRQNYLAARLANPDFVNVFLGRLNQVVIDHKAGSGELVGEKVTLATQRALMSARDQHKDVSSRLIAASIRNGEQVAFLAGLDVLTIPPKAMKEFQESGKSNEQIVSHIDDEIEPGIDSQSDFAKRFSGLWELPDEFENFVNTLVSHPQLDSMQGDELARMAEKVNLFHDFSDEDLKKMRDHGKIPDLSDWPESVALDDLMTQSALQSFTKDQNALDERIRSFLK
- the glk gene encoding glucokinase; this translates as MILAGDIGGTKVKLALFDGKVPVKESRYESRNFSGIEEVLDVFLADNATEISRACFGVAGQVVDGKCKLTNLSWQVESESIKQCLKVESVLLINDLVATAYGITLLSAESFEVIQKGNPVNKAMMAVVSAGTGLGQAFVVPGENGKHTVLGSEGGHCDFSPRNELETELLFFLQKKYSRVSIERVLSGPGLLDIYSFFKTKHDESGSIDYPATIVEKAIAKNSPVCEKTVELYISLYGALSGNLALQYLSEGGVYLGGGIAPKIIPLLHEGGFMEAFLSKGRFKSYLSNIPVKVVVDESTPLLGAAQYALVT